One window of the Eucalyptus grandis isolate ANBG69807.140 chromosome 6, ASM1654582v1, whole genome shotgun sequence genome contains the following:
- the LOC104444054 gene encoding LOW QUALITY PROTEIN: BTB/POZ domain-containing protein At4g08455 (The sequence of the model RefSeq protein was modified relative to this genomic sequence to represent the inferred CDS: substituted 2 bases at 2 genomic stop codons): MPLPPVARGTYYGMPSDVEVECTEHSCVSVPGLVFVRVRVLVMYDVGLADGPVIQEFLSVHVWRDGVMLGMLPPPLTNAPGWRFGGRVEGCHTINHHHHSSGRSHGSGFADIILVAAKDGPNRGLSMPVPAHRAILLSIANRSPVFQAMLKNEMEENXSDTIKISDVFYDALQEFVNYLYSAKAWLDEQMTCELLVLAEKYQIKHLKAYREKFLISKLNCDNSIANYASPHXHNMKLLLEAALSLILDNTDKLSKREEYSEFVEKHPAPVVEKCKACLAKQENTAAPKDTIAKS; the protein is encoded by the exons ATGCCTTTGCCACCAGTTGCGCGTGGTACTTATTATGGAATGCCATCTGATGTTGAGGTGGAGTGCACGGAGCATTCCTGTGTTAGTGTACCCGGTCTGGTATTTGTTCGAGTCCGTGTCTTGgtgatgtacgatgtgggtCTTGCTGATGGCCCTGTTATTcaggagtttttgtctgttcatGTCTGGCGTGATggagtgatgctagggatgctcCCGCCACCTCTGACTAACGCACCAGGTTGG CGGTTTGGGGGCCGTGTTGAGGGGTGCCACACGatcaaccaccaccaccactccAGTGGCCGCTCCCATGGGTCTGGGTTCGCTGATATCATCTTGGTCGCCGCCAAGGACGGTCCCAACAGGGGCCTGTCCATGCCGGTGCCGGCTCACAGGGCCATTTTGTTGAGCATC GCTAATCGATCCCCAGTTTTTCAAGCAATGCTCAAGAATGAGATGGAAGAAAACTGAAGTGACACGATTAAGATAAGTGACGTGTTCTATGATGCCCTCCAAGAATTTGTCAACTATCTTTATTCCGCTAAAGCATGGCTCGATGAGCAAATGACTTGTGAGCTTCTAGTATTGGCCGAAAAGTATCAAATAAAGCATCTCAAAGCTTATCGTGAGAAGTTCTTGATATCCAAATTGAACTGCGACAACTCGATTGCAAATTATGCCTCCCCGCACTAGCACAACATGAAACTTCTCCTTGAGGCTGCCTTATCGTTAATCTTGGACAATACGGATAAACTCAGTAAACGTGAAGAATATTCGGAATTCGTGGAGAAGCACCCTGCCCCTGTGGTGGAGAAATGTAAAGCGTGTCTTGCAAAGCAGGAAAACACTGCAGCACCTAAAGATACTATCGCAAAGTCATAG